In the genome of Massilia sp. PAMC28688, one region contains:
- a CDS encoding glycosyltransferase family 2 protein encodes MNNSLIVDVVTWFVFAYFIVLNGGYLTLNLLSILSLRRSEHRRVLDELPQAYSALEIPISILVPAYNEAETIAASVRSLLQLSYSEFEIVVINDGSRDGTLDALKAEFSLQAFPEALRVQIPTQAVKAVYQSADYPNLRVIDKHNGGKADALNAGVNASRYPLFCGVDADSILQRDSLQRVVRPFLDDSTMVASGGTIRIANGCQVTGGYLTQVGLPSNPWALFQVVEYLRAFLFGRLGWSAISGMLIISGAFGLFRKDVVVMLGGYRPNTIGEDMELVVRMHRVLRARKQPYKIEFVADPVCWTEAPEDRHVLRAQRVRWQRGLSESLTSNWGLMFSRNGGVPGWVAFPFMVLFEWLGPIVELGGYIFMVFAVWFGLVSWDAFALFLFVAIGLGILLSVSGLLLEEMSFHIYPSGRHLLRLGVAVVLENFGYRQLNSWWRLVGLYKWAAQTESTWGTMTRKGSWQNRQ; translated from the coding sequence ATGAATAACAGCCTCATCGTCGATGTCGTTACCTGGTTTGTCTTCGCTTATTTCATTGTTCTGAATGGCGGCTACCTGACGCTTAATCTGCTGTCGATCCTGTCGCTGCGCCGCAGTGAGCACAGGCGGGTGCTTGACGAACTGCCGCAGGCCTATTCGGCGCTTGAAATCCCGATCAGCATCCTGGTACCTGCTTATAACGAGGCCGAGACCATTGCCGCCTCGGTGCGTTCGCTGCTGCAGCTGTCGTATTCGGAATTCGAGATCGTGGTCATCAACGATGGCTCCAGGGATGGCACGCTTGACGCACTGAAGGCGGAATTTTCGCTGCAGGCGTTCCCGGAAGCGCTGCGGGTGCAGATTCCGACGCAGGCGGTCAAGGCGGTGTACCAGTCGGCCGATTACCCCAATCTGCGCGTGATCGACAAGCACAATGGCGGCAAGGCCGATGCGCTGAACGCCGGTGTGAATGCGTCGCGCTATCCGCTGTTTTGCGGAGTCGATGCCGATTCTATCCTGCAGCGTGACAGCCTCCAGCGCGTGGTGCGCCCCTTCCTGGACGACAGTACCATGGTGGCCTCGGGCGGTACCATTCGCATTGCCAATGGCTGCCAGGTGACAGGCGGCTACCTGACCCAGGTGGGCCTGCCGTCCAATCCCTGGGCGCTGTTCCAGGTCGTGGAGTACCTGCGCGCGTTTCTGTTCGGACGCCTGGGCTGGTCGGCCATTTCGGGGATGCTGATCATCTCCGGCGCCTTTGGCCTGTTCCGCAAGGACGTGGTGGTCATGCTGGGCGGGTACCGGCCCAATACCATTGGCGAGGATATGGAGCTGGTGGTGCGCATGCATCGCGTGCTGCGCGCGAGGAAGCAGCCCTACAAGATCGAGTTCGTGGCCGATCCGGTTTGCTGGACCGAGGCGCCGGAAGACCGCCACGTGCTCCGTGCGCAGCGGGTGCGCTGGCAGCGCGGGCTGTCGGAAAGCCTGACCTCCAACTGGGGGCTCATGTTCAGCCGCAATGGCGGCGTGCCGGGGTGGGTGGCGTTTCCGTTCATGGTGCTGTTCGAGTGGCTGGGGCCCATCGTGGAACTGGGGGGCTACATCTTCATGGTGTTCGCGGTCTGGTTTGGACTGGTGTCGTGGGATGCGTTTGCGCTCTTTTTGTTTGTGGCCATCGGGCTGGGGATTTTGCTGTCGGTGTCGGGGTTGCTGCTCGAAGAGATGTCGTTTCATATTTATCCGAGCGGGCGCCATCTGCTGCGCCTTGGCGTGGCCGTGGTGCTGGAAAACTTTGGCTATCGCCAGCTCAATAGCTGGTGGCGGCTGGTGGGCCTGTACAAATGGGCTGCGCAGACTGAATCAACATGGGGCACCATGACGCGCAAGGGAAGCTGGCAGAACAGGCAGTAG
- the kynA gene encoding tryptophan 2,3-dioxygenase has product MGRRGDPPAHPRPPGLRCDRAAQRRYLKGKPMSDEQKCPMSWHGAKMDFSEAMSYGDYLGLEQILNAQHPRSPNHNEMLFIIQHQTSELWLKLMLHEMQAVRVNLRAGELPPAFKMLARVARIMDQLVHAWDVLATMTPPEYTAIRPFLGASSGFQSYQYRELEFILGNKNPSLLTVHSTAPEAHAILERELNAPSVYDEAVMLLSRSGFAIAPERLNGDWTQPTRHDESVKAAWLGVYQDPTQHWALYELAEKLVDLETAFRFWRFRHVTTVERIIGFKTGTGGTAGVSYLRKMLDVVLFPELFALRTAL; this is encoded by the coding sequence ATGGGACGCCGTGGAGATCCTCCAGCACATCCTCGACCACCAGGATTACGATGTGACCGCGCAGCGCAGCGCCGTTACTTGAAAGGCAAACCCATGTCCGACGAACAGAAGTGCCCAATGAGCTGGCACGGCGCCAAGATGGATTTCAGCGAGGCGATGAGCTATGGCGACTACCTGGGCCTGGAGCAGATCCTCAATGCCCAGCATCCGCGCTCGCCCAATCACAACGAGATGCTCTTTATCATCCAGCACCAGACCAGTGAACTGTGGCTCAAGCTGATGCTGCATGAAATGCAGGCCGTGCGCGTGAACCTGCGCGCGGGCGAGCTGCCCCCGGCTTTCAAGATGCTCGCGCGCGTGGCACGCATCATGGACCAGCTGGTGCATGCCTGGGACGTGCTGGCGACCATGACGCCGCCGGAGTACACGGCGATCCGACCGTTTCTGGGGGCGTCGTCGGGCTTCCAGTCGTATCAGTACCGCGAACTGGAATTCATCTTAGGGAATAAAAACCCTTCCCTGCTCACCGTTCACTCCACAGCTCCGGAAGCCCATGCGATTCTGGAGCGTGAACTCAATGCGCCGTCGGTGTATGACGAGGCAGTCATGCTGCTGTCACGCAGCGGCTTTGCGATTGCGCCGGAACGCCTCAATGGCGACTGGACACAGCCCACCCGCCACGACGAATCGGTTAAGGCCGCGTGGCTTGGCGTGTACCAGGACCCGACGCAGCACTGGGCATTGTACGAGCTGGCCGAAAAGCTGGTGGACCTGGAGACCGCCTTCCGCTTCTGGCGCTTCCGGCATGTGACGACCGTGGAGCGCATCATTGGCTTCAAGACCGGCACGGGTGGCACGGCGGGCGTGAGCTACCTGCGCAAGATGCTCGACGTGGTGTTGTTCCCGGAACTGTTCGCGTTACGCACAGCGCTGTAG
- the kynU gene encoding kynureninase — MMTRNDCLARDADDALAPLRQLFALPEGVIYLDGNSLGAMPRAALPRAQQVIAQEWGTDLIRSWNSAGWFDMPKRLGDRLAPLLGAQAGEVVVGDTTSLNLFKALAAALHMQAAGEHAGRRVIVTERSNFPTDIYMAEGLATWLDRGYTVRLVDSVDELTSAINSETALVMLTHVNYRTGYQHDMAAMSAHAHAQGALIVWDLAHSAGAVPLDLHAAGADMAVGCTYKYLNGGPGAPAFIWVPARHQHRFHQPLWGWWSHATPFAMAPQYAPCEGIGRAQCGTQPVVSLAMVECGLEIFEKTSMHAIRAKSLALTDLFITLVEARCGGHPLALVTPREHARRGSQVSFTHPHGYAVMRALIARGVIGDYREPAIMRFGFTPLYTSFADVWDAVEILQHILDHQDYDVTAQRSAVT, encoded by the coding sequence ATGATGACCCGTAACGACTGTCTGGCGCGTGACGCCGACGACGCGCTTGCACCCCTGCGCCAGCTGTTTGCCCTGCCCGAGGGCGTCATCTACCTCGATGGCAACTCCCTGGGCGCGATGCCCCGTGCTGCCCTGCCGCGCGCCCAGCAAGTCATCGCCCAGGAGTGGGGCACGGACCTGATCCGCAGCTGGAACAGCGCCGGCTGGTTCGACATGCCCAAGCGGCTCGGTGACCGCCTCGCTCCCCTGCTGGGCGCACAAGCTGGGGAAGTGGTGGTGGGCGACACCACCTCGCTGAATCTGTTCAAGGCGCTGGCGGCGGCGCTGCACATGCAGGCGGCGGGCGAGCACGCTGGCCGGCGTGTGATCGTCACCGAGCGCAGCAACTTCCCGACCGACATCTACATGGCAGAGGGACTGGCCACATGGCTCGACCGCGGCTACACGGTGCGCCTGGTCGACTCGGTGGACGAGCTGACATCTGCCATTAACAGCGAGACCGCGCTGGTCATGCTCACCCATGTCAACTACCGCACCGGCTACCAGCATGACATGGCTGCCATGTCGGCCCACGCCCATGCCCAGGGTGCGCTGATAGTGTGGGACCTGGCCCATTCAGCCGGCGCCGTGCCGCTGGACCTGCATGCGGCCGGCGCCGACATGGCCGTTGGCTGCACATACAAGTATTTGAATGGCGGCCCCGGTGCGCCCGCGTTTATCTGGGTGCCTGCACGGCACCAGCATCGGTTTCACCAGCCGCTGTGGGGCTGGTGGAGTCACGCCACACCGTTTGCGATGGCGCCTCAGTACGCGCCGTGTGAGGGCATAGGGCGCGCCCAGTGCGGCACGCAGCCGGTGGTGTCGCTGGCGATGGTCGAGTGCGGGCTGGAGATATTCGAGAAGACCAGCATGCACGCCATTCGCGCCAAGTCGCTGGCCCTGACCGACCTATTCATCACGCTGGTGGAGGCGCGCTGCGGCGGCCATCCTCTGGCGCTGGTGACCCCGCGCGAGCATGCACGGCGCGGCAGCCAGGTCAGCTTCACCCACCCGCATGGCTACGCAGTGATGCGGGCGCTGATCGCACGCGGCGTGATTGGCGACTACCGCGAGCCGGCCATCATGCGTTTCGGCTTCACACCCCTGTACACCAGCTTTGCCGATGTATGGGACGCCGTGGAGATCCTCCAGCACATCCTCGACCACCAGGATTACGATGTGACCGCGCAGCGCAGCGCCGTTACTTGA
- the flhD gene encoding flagellar transcriptional regulator FlhD, with the protein MTANDMMAEIRDANLSYLMLAQQMIRADKVTAIFRLGIGAEIADLIENMSNAQILKLAGGNMMLARFRFDDGAILSMLTNYNKDRVLAQSHAAILMAGQPVEEIA; encoded by the coding sequence ATGACTGCGAACGATATGATGGCTGAAATTCGGGATGCCAACCTCAGCTACCTGATGCTTGCGCAACAGATGATTCGTGCTGACAAGGTCACTGCGATTTTCCGTCTTGGCATCGGCGCCGAAATTGCCGACCTGATCGAAAACATGAGCAATGCCCAGATCCTCAAGCTCGCCGGCGGCAACATGATGCTGGCCCGCTTCCGCTTTGACGACGGCGCCATCCTCTCCATGCTGACCAATTACAACAAGGACCGGGTGCTGGCCCAGTCCCACGCCGCCATCCTCATGGCTGGCCAGCCAGTCGAAGAAATTGCTTAA
- the flhC gene encoding flagellar transcriptional regulator FlhC: MSKKSVVTEAQEIQLAIELIQLGARLQLLETEVSLSRERLIKLYKELKGASPPKGMLPFSTDWFLTWQPNIHASLFINIHKFLVDHAGATGIEAVMKAYKLYLEQMPPEPGEEPLLSLTRAWTLVRFFHSKMLAMATCKKCQGKFVVNCMDLNADYLCGLCHMPSRAGKTKKSRDAAAAGNDA, from the coding sequence ATGAGCAAAAAAAGTGTGGTGACGGAAGCGCAGGAAATTCAGCTGGCGATCGAACTGATCCAGCTTGGCGCCCGCCTCCAGCTGCTCGAAACCGAAGTGTCCCTGTCGCGCGAACGCTTGATCAAGCTGTACAAGGAACTCAAGGGCGCCTCGCCGCCCAAGGGCATGCTGCCGTTTTCCACCGACTGGTTCCTGACGTGGCAGCCCAATATCCATGCTTCACTGTTCATCAATATCCATAAATTCCTGGTCGACCATGCCGGTGCCACCGGTATCGAAGCGGTCATGAAAGCCTACAAGCTGTACCTCGAACAGATGCCGCCCGAGCCGGGCGAGGAGCCGCTCCTGTCGCTCACGCGCGCCTGGACCCTGGTGCGCTTTTTCCACAGCAAGATGCTGGCCATGGCCACTTGCAAGAAATGCCAGGGCAAGTTCGTGGTCAATTGCATGGACCTCAATGCCGACTACCTGTGCGGCCTGTGCCACATGCCTTCCCGCGCCGGCAAGACCAAGAAGTCGCGCGATGCGGCCGCGGCGGGCAACGACGCGTGA
- a CDS encoding trans-aconitate 2-methyltransferase, whose protein sequence is MSLALFRIWRAPAVQALLLQCAAFPLTLLCVYALARAGLPVGDVTVALVQGGLAASLTRWRGLAVWWIGIELVFPLALVQALTLAIPPAVFLGLFLFLLVVYWSTFRTQVPYYPSGRRVWDEVAQLLPAGRPVRAIDIGSGLGGLVLELARRRPDARVDGIELAPLPWLIARLRALAMPGKRVRFLLGDYEALDFGQYDLVFAYLSPAAMSALWHKAAREMKTGSILASYEFLITEKTPDLSIVPKGRGPSLYVWHF, encoded by the coding sequence GTGAGCCTTGCCCTTTTTCGTATCTGGCGCGCCCCTGCCGTGCAGGCGCTGCTGCTGCAGTGCGCCGCCTTTCCGCTGACCCTGCTGTGCGTGTATGCGCTGGCGCGCGCGGGACTGCCGGTCGGCGACGTGACGGTGGCACTCGTGCAAGGGGGGCTTGCCGCTTCGCTCACGCGCTGGCGCGGCCTGGCCGTGTGGTGGATCGGCATCGAGCTGGTGTTTCCCCTGGCGCTGGTGCAGGCACTGACCCTGGCCATCCCGCCGGCCGTATTCCTTGGCCTGTTCCTGTTCCTGCTGGTCGTGTACTGGTCCACTTTCCGCACCCAGGTGCCGTATTACCCGTCCGGGCGCCGCGTGTGGGACGAGGTGGCGCAGCTCTTGCCCGCTGGGCGCCCGGTGCGCGCCATCGACATTGGCAGCGGCCTCGGCGGGCTGGTGCTGGAACTGGCGCGCCGCCGCCCCGATGCCCGCGTCGACGGGATCGAACTGGCACCCCTGCCGTGGCTGATCGCGCGCCTGCGTGCGCTTGCCATGCCTGGAAAACGGGTCCGTTTTCTGCTTGGCGATTATGAAGCATTGGACTTTGGCCAATACGATCTGGTGTTCGCCTACCTGTCGCCGGCAGCCATGAGCGCCCTGTGGCACAAGGCGGCGCGCGAAATGAAAACAGGCAGCATATTGGCCAGTTATGAATTCTTGATAACGGAAAAAACGCCGGATCTTAGCATTGTGCCAAAGGGCCGGGGACCATCGCTTTATGTATGGCACTTTTAG
- the motA gene encoding flagellar motor stator protein MotA, whose amino-acid sequence MLVIVGYIIVCVSVFGGFALAGGHLATLFQPIELLMIGGAALGAFFVGNNGKAIKATMKALPSLFKGSRHTRELYMEMMSLLFDVLSKVRKEGLMSIEGDIEKPEDSPVFSKYPGVLADHHIVEFMTDYLRLMVSGNMDAFQIENLMDNEIETHHHEGAVPAHVIAKLGDGLPAFGIVAAVMGVVHTMESVGIPPAELGILIAKALVGTFLGILLAYGFVGPLANLLEQKLEEEAKMFQCVKVTLLASLNGYAPALAVEFGRKVLYSTERPTFAELEDHIKKSKAK is encoded by the coding sequence TTGTTAGTCATTGTCGGATACATCATCGTGTGTGTGTCGGTGTTCGGCGGCTTCGCATTAGCCGGCGGCCACCTGGCCACGCTGTTCCAGCCCATCGAATTGCTCATGATTGGCGGCGCGGCGCTGGGCGCATTTTTCGTCGGTAACAACGGCAAGGCAATCAAGGCAACGATGAAGGCTTTGCCTTCGCTGTTCAAGGGCTCGCGCCACACCCGGGAACTGTACATGGAAATGATGTCGCTGCTGTTCGACGTCCTGTCCAAGGTGCGCAAGGAAGGCTTGATGTCGATCGAAGGCGATATTGAAAAGCCCGAAGACAGCCCCGTGTTTTCCAAGTATCCGGGCGTGCTAGCCGACCACCACATCGTCGAATTCATGACCGACTACCTGCGCCTGATGGTGTCCGGGAACATGGATGCCTTCCAGATCGAAAACCTGATGGACAATGAAATCGAGACCCACCACCACGAAGGCGCCGTGCCGGCCCACGTGATCGCCAAGCTGGGCGACGGCCTGCCGGCATTTGGCATCGTGGCCGCGGTGATGGGCGTGGTGCACACGATGGAATCGGTGGGCATTCCCCCGGCCGAACTGGGCATCCTGATCGCCAAGGCGCTGGTGGGCACCTTCCTCGGCATTTTGCTGGCCTATGGCTTTGTCGGCCCGCTGGCCAACCTGCTGGAACAGAAGCTGGAAGAAGAAGCGAAGATGTTCCAGTGCGTGAAGGTGACCCTGCTGGCCAGCCTGAACGGCTACGCGCCGGCGCTGGCGGTGGAATTCGGACGCAAGGTCTTGTACTCGACGGAGCGGCCAACCTTCGCCGAGCTGGAAGACCATATCAAGAAGTCCAAGGCCAAATAA
- the motB gene encoding flagellar motor protein MotB yields the protein MSDEGMRPIIVKRIKKGGGGHHGGAWKIAYADFVTAMMAFFLLMWLLGSTSKGDLQGIAEYFDNPLKVAMSGGSGSGDSSSVIQGGGADLSRRNGQVKKGDTAPEKKTYDLKAAKALLEAEEAGRLKALKARIEATIQANPLLRKYEKQLLLDITSEGLRIQIVDEQNRPMFATGSARLNDYTAEILHVIGMVLNEVPNRVGLSGHTDSTPYMTDTGYSNWELSADRANASRRALVIGGMSDAKILRVVGLASAAHLDRKDPFNAINRRISIIVMNKRTEEAVLRDGASLDVPGEPAAAAQALAPLAPGKPGAPEAQP from the coding sequence ATGTCCGATGAGGGAATGCGCCCGATTATCGTCAAGCGCATCAAGAAGGGCGGCGGCGGCCACCATGGCGGCGCCTGGAAGATCGCGTACGCCGACTTCGTCACGGCCATGATGGCCTTCTTCCTGCTCATGTGGCTGCTCGGCTCGACCAGCAAGGGTGACTTGCAAGGCATCGCCGAATATTTCGACAATCCGCTCAAGGTGGCCATGTCGGGCGGCTCGGGCAGCGGCGACAGTTCGTCCGTGATCCAGGGGGGCGGCGCGGACCTGTCGCGCCGCAACGGCCAGGTAAAAAAGGGCGACACGGCGCCGGAAAAGAAAACCTACGACCTCAAGGCGGCCAAGGCCCTGCTCGAGGCCGAGGAAGCGGGCCGCCTGAAGGCACTCAAGGCCAGGATCGAGGCGACCATCCAGGCCAACCCGCTGCTGCGCAAATATGAAAAGCAGCTGCTGCTCGATATCACCAGTGAAGGCTTGCGCATCCAGATTGTCGATGAACAGAACCGTCCCATGTTCGCCACCGGCAGCGCCAGGCTCAATGATTACACGGCCGAGATCTTGCACGTGATCGGGATGGTGCTCAATGAAGTGCCGAACCGGGTCGGCCTGTCGGGCCATACCGATTCAACGCCCTACATGACCGACACCGGCTACAGCAACTGGGAACTGTCGGCCGACCGCGCCAACGCGTCGCGCCGGGCGCTCGTCATCGGCGGCATGAGCGACGCCAAGATCCTGCGCGTGGTCGGTCTGGCATCGGCCGCGCACCTGGACCGCAAGGACCCGTTCAATGCCATCAACCGCCGCATCAGCATTATCGTGATGAACAAGCGCACCGAGGAAGCGGTGCTGCGCGATGGCGCCTCGCTTGACGTGCCGGGCGAACCGGCGGCCGCGGCCCAGGCGCTGGCGCCGCTGGCCCCGGGCAAGCCCGGCGCGCCAGAGGCGCAGCCCTGA
- a CDS encoding chemotaxis protein, with the protein MTRKKILGSHVKRLLSGVSDHGKRHLTEVETDLVQTELLLEEAIDKLTTSFMAIHAAVGERQEAIDLLLAGGTPSAQQCAHLGAMAGEVGAHVNTAITSMQFQDMTSQLIDRTIKRVTGLRAFLGTLGAHGAAVAPESDSEEIVELLGKVSMALAIQSLELRSVLRKAVTQQHMESGDIELF; encoded by the coding sequence ATGACCAGAAAAAAAATCCTCGGTTCGCATGTCAAGCGCCTGCTGTCGGGCGTCTCGGACCACGGCAAGCGCCATCTGACCGAGGTCGAGACCGACCTGGTACAGACCGAGCTGCTGCTCGAGGAAGCCATCGACAAGCTCACCACCAGCTTCATGGCCATCCATGCCGCCGTCGGCGAACGCCAGGAAGCGATCGACCTGCTGCTGGCCGGCGGCACGCCCAGCGCGCAGCAATGTGCGCACCTGGGCGCCATGGCGGGCGAAGTGGGCGCGCACGTGAACACGGCCATCACGAGCATGCAGTTCCAGGACATGACGAGCCAGCTGATCGACCGCACCATCAAGCGCGTGACCGGCCTGCGCGCCTTTCTCGGTACCCTCGGCGCCCATGGCGCTGCGGTGGCTCCCGAGAGCGACAGCGAGGAAATCGTGGAGCTGCTGGGCAAAGTCAGCATGGCGCTGGCGATCCAGTCGCTCGAACTGCGCAGCGTGCTGCGCAAGGCAGTGACCCAGCAGCACATGGAAAGCGGCGACATCGAACTGTTCTGA
- a CDS encoding response regulator, which yields MAKTILAVDDSSSLRQMVAFSLKAAGYLVVEAVDGQDGLEKAKLQSVDLVLTDQNMPRMDGLTLIKHLRTLPTYEKTPILMLTTESSDEMKNKGRAAGANGWLVKPFDPQRLIEVVKKVIG from the coding sequence ATGGCTAAAACAATACTCGCAGTCGACGATTCCAGTTCCTTGCGCCAGATGGTCGCCTTCAGCCTCAAGGCCGCCGGATATCTGGTGGTGGAAGCGGTCGACGGCCAGGATGGCCTGGAAAAGGCAAAGCTGCAGTCGGTCGACCTGGTGCTCACCGACCAGAACATGCCGCGCATGGACGGCCTGACGCTGATCAAGCATCTGCGCACGCTGCCGACCTATGAAAAGACCCCGATCCTGATGCTCACCACCGAGTCGTCCGACGAAATGAAGAACAAGGGCCGGGCGGCCGGCGCCAACGGCTGGCTGGTCAAGCCTTTCGACCCGCAGCGCCTGATCGAAGTGGTCAAGAAGGTCATCGGCTAA
- the cheA gene encoding chemotaxis protein CheA encodes MTIDISQFFQVFFDEAEELLAEMERLLLAVDVSAPDAEDLNAVFRTAHSVKGGASTFGLTDMSDVTHVLESLLDRIRKGEMALTGEHVDAFLAAKDILKMQLDGHRNGAPVDQDAVANVRMMLQELSQDVVPVAAPAPSFVQAAPRASVGPGGRRYRVELPPLPQRDINALVAELGLLGRVSLVPMGGERHAIIVTTHESLDDIVAICSFVLDPADLKMFEAPALTPEQRAIEDQARAKVENEQGYGFFDAVDEALSPEPSDEDRGYGFFQPIEMIRAAAGIVDAAPADPRPAAAAPRIEPLEMNEPLLDRKGGKKDDKAAANAESSSIRVSIEKVDQLINLIGELVITQAMIEQRSDGLDPMVHERLLASVSQLTRNTRDLQEAVMSIRMMPMDFVFSRFPRMVRDLATKLGKKVDFITHGAATELDKGLIERIVDPLTHLVRNSIDHGIELPNARVAAGKTEAGRLFLSAGHQGGNIVIEVSDDGAGLNRERILAKAAQNGLPVADTMSDSEVWQLIFAPGFSTAETVTDVSGRGVGMDVVKRNITAMGGSVEIRSAKGFGTTISISLPLTLAILDGMSIRCGDEIYILPLGFVVESLQPAPEDIKEVAGRGRVIKVRGDYLPLVPLHQMFGIVPRHTNPCDGIVVILESDGRKCGLFIDELVGQQQVVVKNLESNYRKVTGISGATILGDGGVSLILDVSALMRSSRQLADDAVSLP; translated from the coding sequence ATGACGATCGATATTAGCCAGTTCTTTCAGGTCTTCTTCGATGAAGCCGAAGAGCTGCTGGCTGAAATGGAGCGGCTGCTGCTGGCGGTCGATGTGAGCGCCCCCGACGCCGAAGACTTGAACGCCGTGTTTCGCACCGCGCATTCGGTCAAGGGCGGCGCCTCCACCTTCGGCCTGACCGACATGAGCGACGTCACCCACGTGCTCGAGTCGCTGCTCGACCGCATCCGCAAGGGGGAGATGGCGCTCACCGGCGAACACGTCGATGCCTTCCTGGCGGCCAAGGACATTCTCAAGATGCAGCTCGACGGCCACCGCAACGGCGCCCCCGTGGACCAGGATGCCGTTGCCAACGTGCGCATGATGCTGCAGGAGCTGTCGCAGGACGTGGTGCCGGTGGCAGCGCCGGCGCCATCGTTCGTGCAGGCTGCCCCGCGCGCCAGCGTGGGCCCGGGCGGACGGCGCTACCGGGTCGAACTGCCGCCGCTGCCGCAGCGCGACATCAATGCCCTGGTGGCCGAACTGGGCCTGCTGGGGCGCGTGTCGCTGGTGCCCATGGGCGGCGAGCGCCACGCCATCATCGTCACCACCCACGAGTCGCTCGACGACATCGTGGCCATCTGCTCGTTCGTGCTCGACCCGGCCGACCTGAAAATGTTCGAGGCCCCCGCGCTCACGCCCGAACAGCGGGCCATCGAAGACCAGGCCCGCGCCAAGGTGGAGAACGAGCAGGGGTATGGCTTTTTCGACGCCGTCGACGAAGCGCTCTCGCCCGAACCGAGCGACGAGGACCGCGGCTACGGCTTCTTCCAGCCGATCGAGATGATCCGCGCCGCCGCCGGCATCGTCGATGCGGCGCCGGCCGACCCCCGCCCGGCTGCCGCCGCGCCGCGCATCGAGCCGCTGGAAATGAACGAGCCGCTGCTTGACAGGAAGGGCGGCAAGAAGGATGACAAGGCCGCCGCCAATGCCGAATCGTCCTCGATCCGGGTGTCGATTGAAAAGGTCGACCAGCTGATCAACCTGATTGGCGAACTGGTGATCACCCAGGCCATGATCGAGCAGCGCAGCGACGGGCTTGACCCGATGGTGCACGAGCGGCTGCTGGCCAGCGTGAGCCAGCTGACCAGAAATACGCGCGATCTGCAGGAAGCGGTCATGTCGATCCGCATGATGCCGATGGATTTTGTATTCTCGCGCTTTCCGCGCATGGTGCGCGACCTGGCGACCAAGCTTGGCAAGAAGGTTGACTTCATCACCCACGGCGCGGCCACGGAACTGGACAAGGGCCTGATCGAACGCATCGTCGACCCGCTGACCCACCTGGTACGCAACAGTATCGACCATGGCATCGAGCTGCCGAACGCCCGCGTGGCCGCCGGCAAGACCGAGGCCGGGCGCCTGTTCCTGTCGGCCGGCCATCAGGGTGGCAATATCGTCATTGAAGTATCGGACGACGGCGCTGGCCTGAACCGCGAGCGGATTCTGGCCAAGGCGGCCCAGAACGGCTTGCCGGTGGCCGACACCATGAGCGACAGCGAAGTATGGCAGCTCATTTTCGCGCCCGGCTTTTCGACCGCGGAAACCGTGACCGATGTCTCCGGGCGCGGGGTCGGCATGGATGTGGTCAAGCGCAATATCACGGCCATGGGCGGGTCGGTGGAAATCCGCTCGGCCAAGGGCTTTGGCACCACCATTTCCATCTCGCTGCCGCTCACCCTGGCCATCCTCGATGGCATGTCGATCCGCTGCGGCGATGAAATCTACATCCTGCCGCTCGGCTTCGTGGTCGAATCGCTGCAGCCGGCGCCAGAAGACATCAAGGAAGTCGCCGGCCGCGGCCGCGTGATCAAGGTGCGCGGCGACTACCTGCCGCTGGTGCCGCTGCACCAGATGTTTGGCATCGTGCCGCGCCACACCAATCCCTGCGACGGCATTGTCGTCATCCTCGAGTCGGACGGGCGCAAGTGCGGCCTGTTCATCGATGAACTGGTGGGGCAGCAGCAGGTGGTGGTCAAGAACCTCGAATCGAATTACCGCAAGGTGACCGGCATTTCCGGCGCCACCATCCTCGGCGACGGCGGCGTGTCGCTGATCCTCGATGTGTCGGCCCTCATGCGCTCGTCGCGCCAGCTGGCCGACGACGCCGTTTCCTTACCCTAG